A stretch of Methanosphaerula palustris E1-9c DNA encodes these proteins:
- a CDS encoding 6-carboxytetrahydropterin synthase has product MNTRIYKEVHFDASHRLFHYRGKCHNLHGHRWKVEVWIEGSPDPVSCILVDYNTIKETVEQFDHQIILNQEDPMVQAITPFQEVVTVPGDPTSELLATELAGMIDQKCQDLGLDAHVRQIRVWESPTCYAELML; this is encoded by the coding sequence ATGAATACCAGGATCTATAAAGAGGTGCACTTCGATGCGAGCCACCGCCTCTTCCATTATCGGGGGAAGTGTCACAACCTCCACGGTCATCGCTGGAAGGTCGAGGTCTGGATCGAAGGATCTCCTGATCCGGTCTCATGTATTCTTGTCGATTACAATACAATAAAAGAGACGGTCGAACAGTTCGACCATCAGATCATTCTGAATCAGGAGGATCCGATGGTCCAGGCGATCACACCGTTCCAAGAGGTCGTGACGGTTCCCGGCGACCCGACCAGCGAACTGCTGGCTACAGAACTCGCAGGGATGATCGACCAGAAGTGCCAGGATCTCGGGCTCGATGCCCATGTCAGACAGATCCGGGTCTGGGAGTCGCCGACCTGCTATGCAGAGTTGATGCTATGA
- a CDS encoding 7-carboxy-7-deazaguanine synthase QueE, whose product MKISEIFLSLQGEGVYQGKACIFIRLSGCNLSCSWCDTRYACTLGEEMTTEQVLERVSEENCSLICITGGEPLLQQDQLLPLLKALEDRGYIVGIETNGTIDFIASGEYASICMDVKCPSSGETSDLSLLEHIRVTDSVKFVVKDQQDCAYAESVIRDHPIKGTIFFSPVFGSEYTALASFVLTRHLPVTFQMQLHKIIGVK is encoded by the coding sequence ATGAAGATCAGTGAGATCTTTCTCTCCCTGCAGGGAGAGGGAGTCTATCAGGGAAAGGCCTGTATCTTCATCCGGCTCTCCGGCTGCAACCTCTCCTGTTCCTGGTGCGATACCCGGTACGCCTGTACTCTGGGGGAGGAGATGACCACCGAGCAGGTGCTGGAGCGGGTGAGTGAGGAGAATTGTTCCCTGATCTGTATCACCGGCGGGGAGCCGCTGCTCCAGCAGGATCAACTTCTTCCGCTGCTGAAGGCTCTTGAGGACCGCGGGTATATTGTCGGGATCGAGACCAATGGAACTATCGATTTCATCGCATCGGGGGAGTATGCCTCGATCTGTATGGACGTTAAATGCCCATCCTCAGGTGAAACATCCGACCTCTCCCTCCTTGAACACATTCGTGTCACCGACAGCGTGAAATTCGTGGTCAAAGACCAGCAGGACTGTGCCTATGCCGAATCGGTGATCCGGGACCATCCGATCAAAGGGACGATATTCTTCTCGCCGGTCTTTGGATCAGAATATACCGCCCTCGCCTCGTTTGTGCTGACCCGCCATCTGCCGGTCACGTTTCAGATGCAACTTCACAAGATCATCGGAGTGAAATAA
- the queC gene encoding 7-cyano-7-deazaguanine synthase QueC, translated as MKAVCLLSGGMDSSTLAYVAKDMGYHIHALHLNYGQRTEKKELQSATAIARSLSAEEFIPLDLGYFKAFGKSSLTDPAIDVDVFDENRPELPNTYVPFRNANLLSIATSFAESRDADAIFIGVQALDYSGYPDCRPAFIQAFQQVMDLGTADGTHIDLLTPFIGLTKTDILRKGLDLGVPYEHTWSCYQNEEKACGVCGSCHFRQKAFAELGLSDPIPYEE; from the coding sequence ATGAAAGCAGTATGTTTACTATCTGGGGGGATGGACTCATCCACCCTCGCCTATGTTGCAAAGGATATGGGCTACCATATCCATGCCCTCCACCTCAACTACGGTCAGAGGACTGAAAAGAAGGAACTGCAGTCGGCCACTGCGATCGCCCGGTCGCTCTCAGCCGAGGAGTTCATCCCGCTCGACCTCGGTTACTTCAAAGCCTTTGGCAAGAGTAGCCTGACCGATCCCGCCATCGATGTCGACGTCTTCGACGAGAACCGGCCGGAGCTTCCGAATACCTATGTGCCGTTCCGAAATGCCAACCTCCTCTCAATCGCGACCTCATTTGCCGAGTCGCGGGATGCCGATGCTATCTTCATCGGGGTGCAGGCTCTCGACTATAGCGGCTACCCTGACTGCCGGCCGGCCTTCATCCAGGCCTTTCAACAGGTGATGGATCTCGGGACCGCCGACGGCACCCATATCGACCTGCTGACCCCGTTTATCGGGCTGACCAAGACCGATATCTTACGGAAGGGGCTTGACCTCGGGGTTCCGTACGAACATACCTGGTCCTGCTACCAGAACGAGGAGAAGGCCTGTGGGGTCTGCGGATCCTGCCACTTCCGGCAGAAGGCCTTCGCCGAACTGGGGCTCTCTGACCCGATCCCGTATGAGGAGTGA
- a CDS encoding NUDIX hydrolase has translation MEVYRSRRLSVEEKEFSLPDGRVRNYVVVHPGSAVAMLPVIGEDCLLIRQYRYAIDGFLYEVPAGTMEPGETPVETAHREMIEETGFAAGKLSALGTILTTPGFSDEQIHLFKATDLTPSSLYPQDEDEVIEVERLSLAAAWMMVVDGTIIDAKTICMLAQCRG, from the coding sequence ATGGAGGTCTACCGGTCCCGCCGCCTGAGCGTCGAGGAGAAAGAGTTCAGCCTTCCCGACGGGCGCGTGCGCAACTATGTGGTCGTCCATCCTGGTTCGGCGGTGGCGATGCTTCCGGTCATCGGCGAGGACTGCCTGTTGATCAGGCAGTACCGATACGCGATCGACGGGTTCCTGTACGAGGTGCCGGCAGGGACGATGGAGCCCGGCGAGACCCCTGTGGAGACAGCCCATCGGGAGATGATCGAGGAGACCGGTTTTGCCGCCGGGAAGCTCTCCGCTCTCGGGACGATTCTCACGACCCCCGGTTTCTCCGACGAACAGATCCATCTCTTCAAAGCCACCGACCTGACCCCCTCTTCTCTGTATCCGCAGGATGAAGACGAGGTGATCGAGGTGGAACGGCTTTCGCTCGCTGCGGCGTGGATGATGGTGGTCGATGGAACGATCATCGATGCCAAGACGATCTGTATGCTGGCGCAGTGCCGGGGATGA
- a CDS encoding alpha/beta hydrolase family protein: MGHRSLLCLCCLLIILFAAAAGCIGEEKNKVQNTIPQNTTTTSTPSYTVDNAGHLSIQRSPSAVNETVLILNDTLTLTQVVLLTPEGNVSCLLSTPAHPKAAFVFAPGAQEKAMGHLSQMVRYAQAGYAFLFVDIRGNGGDTPGYPLDPQKDYQQFKAGAWPEYYLTVADLSDARAYLNRTLGVPVMAIGSSNGGRYAAIAAAIDPDFAGYIGVSTSSFAISADGAPDDGRRFLTSIDPGNYLGSISPRPIWIFHAEKDPIIPYADGQEFFSHAKDPKEFIPFNGDHGMNSEVDTGVLERCAHLYGSTSPINNSSESR; encoded by the coding sequence ATGGGACACCGATCACTCCTCTGCCTCTGTTGCCTGCTGATAATTCTCTTCGCAGCCGCAGCCGGTTGCATCGGTGAAGAGAAGAACAAGGTCCAGAACACGATCCCTCAGAACACCACGACCACATCGACCCCCTCGTACACGGTCGACAATGCCGGTCATCTCTCGATCCAGCGGTCGCCCTCGGCTGTCAACGAGACTGTACTGATACTGAACGATACCCTGACACTCACCCAGGTGGTGCTGCTCACCCCTGAGGGGAATGTATCCTGTCTCCTCTCGACACCGGCGCACCCGAAGGCGGCCTTCGTCTTCGCCCCGGGGGCCCAGGAGAAGGCGATGGGGCATCTGTCGCAGATGGTCAGGTATGCCCAGGCAGGGTACGCGTTCCTCTTCGTCGACATCAGAGGGAACGGCGGGGATACGCCGGGGTACCCCCTCGATCCGCAGAAAGACTACCAGCAGTTCAAAGCCGGAGCCTGGCCTGAGTACTACCTGACTGTTGCAGATCTCTCCGATGCCCGGGCCTATCTGAACCGGACGCTGGGTGTACCGGTGATGGCAATTGGATCCTCAAACGGCGGGCGGTACGCGGCGATCGCCGCCGCGATCGATCCGGACTTCGCCGGGTACATCGGGGTCTCGACTTCGTCGTTTGCAATCTCGGCCGACGGGGCGCCTGACGATGGTCGGCGTTTCCTGACCAGCATTGACCCCGGGAATTATCTTGGTTCGATCTCGCCGCGTCCGATCTGGATCTTCCATGCCGAAAAGGACCCGATCATTCCCTATGCCGATGGTCAGGAGTTCTTTTCCCACGCGAAGGACCCCAAGGAGTTCATCCCGTTCAACGGGGACCATGGGATGAACAGCGAGGTGGATACCGGGGTGCTGGAAAGATGCGCTCATCTTTATGGCAGTACATCCCCAATTAATAACAGCTCAGAGAGTCGGTGA
- the prf1 gene encoding peptide chain release factor aRF-1 — protein sequence MNEEPVIDEARRRYDFKKTLEKLEAKEGSGTELITLYIPPDKQIYDVTAQLRDEFGQCSNIKSKQTRTNVQSAISSILSRLKYYKRPPEKGMAIFCGTILLGGDRTDLECTVIEPPEPLNLYMYRCSSNFELEPLREMLEEKSVYGLLVLDRRESYWGFLRGNRIDPIGGSTSTVPGKQRKGGQSSARFQRLREIAINEFYNKVGERSSAVFLAEKDFFERFKGVLIGGPSPTKEEFEAGNYLHHEVQKRVIGLFDISYTNESGLAELVDAAQDALKGVEVMKEKAVMNRFLKELVKDDGVAAYGEASVRKNLELGAVETLILSASLREVRLKTSCHACGYTNEMTVKTAPGEHTQNRDLGNCPDCSAPLELAEENDIIDELTLLADQSSTKVEIISDDFEEGSILYTAFGGIAALLRYRTGY from the coding sequence ATGAATGAAGAACCAGTGATCGATGAGGCACGCCGCCGCTATGATTTTAAAAAGACCCTCGAGAAACTTGAGGCCAAGGAGGGGAGCGGGACCGAACTGATCACGCTCTATATCCCTCCGGATAAGCAGATCTACGACGTGACCGCCCAGCTGCGGGACGAGTTCGGGCAGTGCTCGAACATCAAGAGCAAGCAGACCAGGACCAATGTGCAGAGCGCGATCTCCTCGATCCTCTCGCGACTTAAATACTACAAACGGCCCCCCGAGAAGGGTATGGCGATCTTCTGCGGTACGATCCTGCTTGGTGGGGACCGAACAGATCTCGAGTGTACGGTCATCGAGCCGCCTGAACCGCTGAACCTGTACATGTACCGCTGTTCTTCGAACTTCGAGCTCGAACCCCTCCGGGAGATGCTCGAGGAAAAATCGGTGTACGGGCTGCTCGTGCTGGACCGGCGTGAATCCTACTGGGGTTTTCTCCGCGGTAACCGGATCGATCCCATCGGCGGGTCGACCTCGACGGTTCCGGGCAAGCAGCGGAAAGGGGGTCAGTCATCGGCTCGTTTCCAGCGACTTCGTGAGATCGCCATCAACGAATTCTATAACAAGGTCGGCGAACGGTCGAGTGCGGTCTTCCTGGCAGAGAAGGACTTCTTCGAGCGGTTCAAAGGGGTGCTGATCGGTGGACCGTCTCCGACAAAGGAGGAGTTCGAGGCCGGCAACTACCTCCACCACGAGGTTCAGAAGCGGGTGATCGGCCTCTTCGATATCTCCTATACCAACGAGAGCGGCCTCGCCGAACTGGTCGACGCAGCGCAGGACGCCCTGAAGGGTGTCGAGGTGATGAAGGAGAAGGCGGTGATGAACCGGTTTCTCAAGGAACTGGTGAAGGACGACGGAGTCGCCGCCTATGGTGAGGCTTCGGTCCGGAAGAACCTTGAGCTCGGCGCCGTCGAGACCCTGATCCTCTCGGCAAGTCTTCGGGAGGTCCGGCTGAAGACCTCCTGTCATGCCTGCGGCTATACCAACGAGATGACCGTGAAGACAGCCCCGGGCGAACATACGCAGAACCGAGACCTCGGCAACTGCCCCGACTGCAGCGCCCCCCTTGAACTGGCAGAAGAGAACGATATCATCGATGAACTGACCCTGCTGGCAGACCAGTCCTCCACCAAGGTGGAGATCATATCAGACGACTTTGAGGAGGGTTCGATCCTGTACACTGCGTTCGGCGGGATCGCGGCACTCCTCAGATACAGGACCGGATACTGA
- the argS gene encoding arginine--tRNA ligase has translation MFTETYTLIERVLKACTDETEIALTDGGEHADLASTVAFALAKKRHQAPKVIAEELAVTLAANPELAGIRVEALGPYLNFSFGPKYLEETLKAAVQDNFGTAPTKPVRIVLEHTSANPNGPLHVGHIRNSILGDTLARAFRKAGYRVEVQYYVNDMGRQIAIVAYGFDHLDTGAKPGEKADHHIARVYVAANRDLEANPDKGAEIDERMQLIEKRDPATATQFRELVSRCLDGFKVTMQGLNVKHDRFIWESDFVKIGDMEKVLGRLAKIPQAVPPTEEDGTFSLDLSSCGYKKSYVLRRSDGTSVYAARDLAYHIWKGRNFDRVIDVLGADHKLITGQLVCTLRLIAEKPPEVVHFEFVSLPEGSMSTRAGTFVSADELIEEMQKRAIEEVQVRRPEIPVEERDAIAASVARAAIRYDIIKVSPEKSTVFDWKEALDFDRQSGPYVQYAHARACSILDRAGPFQERYDLLESPYEIALVKHIAKFPSIIESVVRDLRPHMLATYARDLADLFNTFYHYDPVLKGEGPVRESRLTLVLAAEKTLKEVLETLGIDALRSM, from the coding sequence ATGTTCACAGAGACCTATACCCTGATTGAACGCGTGCTCAAGGCATGCACTGATGAGACGGAGATCGCCCTGACGGACGGTGGCGAGCATGCAGACCTCGCATCGACGGTAGCTTTCGCCCTTGCAAAGAAGCGGCACCAGGCCCCGAAGGTGATCGCCGAGGAACTGGCTGTGACGCTCGCTGCGAACCCGGAACTGGCTGGTATCCGGGTCGAGGCGCTCGGTCCGTACCTGAACTTCTCGTTTGGTCCGAAGTATCTGGAGGAGACCCTGAAGGCCGCTGTACAGGACAATTTCGGCACAGCTCCGACAAAGCCGGTCAGGATCGTGCTCGAGCACACCAGTGCCAACCCGAATGGTCCCCTGCATGTCGGGCATATCAGGAACTCGATCCTCGGGGATACTCTGGCCCGGGCGTTCCGGAAGGCTGGCTACCGGGTCGAGGTCCAGTATTATGTGAACGATATGGGCCGTCAGATCGCGATCGTGGCCTATGGGTTCGATCACCTGGACACCGGTGCAAAACCCGGGGAGAAGGCGGACCACCATATTGCTCGCGTCTATGTCGCAGCGAACCGCGACCTGGAGGCAAACCCTGATAAGGGGGCTGAGATCGACGAGCGGATGCAGTTGATCGAGAAGCGCGATCCGGCGACCGCCACCCAGTTCCGTGAGCTGGTCAGCCGCTGCCTGGACGGCTTCAAGGTCACCATGCAGGGGCTGAACGTCAAGCACGACCGGTTCATCTGGGAGAGCGACTTCGTAAAGATTGGGGATATGGAGAAGGTTCTCGGGCGGCTGGCGAAGATCCCGCAGGCGGTTCCACCGACGGAGGAGGACGGGACCTTCTCGCTCGACCTCTCCTCGTGTGGATATAAGAAGTCCTATGTGCTCCGCCGGAGCGATGGGACCTCGGTCTATGCGGCCCGCGACCTCGCCTACCATATCTGGAAGGGGAGGAACTTCGACCGGGTGATCGATGTGCTCGGGGCCGATCACAAACTGATCACCGGGCAACTGGTCTGTACGCTCCGGTTGATCGCTGAGAAGCCGCCGGAGGTCGTTCACTTCGAGTTCGTCTCCCTTCCGGAGGGGTCGATGTCCACCAGGGCAGGCACCTTCGTCTCGGCTGACGAACTGATCGAGGAGATGCAGAAACGGGCCATCGAAGAGGTGCAGGTGCGCAGACCCGAGATCCCGGTTGAAGAGCGCGACGCAATCGCGGCCTCGGTGGCGCGGGCCGCGATCAGGTACGATATCATCAAGGTCTCGCCTGAGAAATCGACGGTCTTCGACTGGAAGGAGGCGCTCGACTTCGACCGCCAGAGCGGTCCCTACGTCCAGTACGCCCATGCCCGGGCCTGCAGCATCCTCGATCGTGCCGGCCCGTTCCAGGAGCGGTACGATCTGCTCGAGAGCCCGTATGAGATCGCACTGGTGAAGCATATCGCAAAATTCCCCTCTATCATCGAGTCCGTGGTCCGGGACCTGCGCCCGCACATGCTGGCCACCTATGCCCGGGACCTGGCCGATCTCTTCAACACCTTCTACCACTACGACCCGGTGCTGAAGGGCGAGGGGCCTGTCCGCGAGAGCCGGCTGACGCTGGTGCTGGCTGCAGAGAAGACTCTGAAGGAAGTGCTGGAGACCCTCGGTATCGATGCACTCAGATCCATGTGA
- the twy1 gene encoding 4-demethylwyosine synthase TYW1: MHSDPCESLRRQGYQFFSPRSSAAVKPCLWCIRALKGGEMCYKHQFYGIESHRCVQMTPTLKCNQRCLFCWRSFEHEVEEETECTPEEILAGVARLQLKGLAGYKVSPDVTAERFDQAIHPRHIAISLAGEPTGYSRLPELIDLFSGEQYTTFLVSNGTRPWVLRKCKPYQMYVSLDAPNEAIYKRLCQPRGDYWELVQESLSLLGSRRSAIRITLVAGINDTDPAGFAAMIADAAPTYVEVKGYMYLGSSRNRLQQGHMPDHQKVRGFAEQIGRYAGYTIKDEHPGSRVVCMERAR, encoded by the coding sequence ATGCACTCAGATCCATGTGAGTCGCTCCGGAGGCAGGGGTACCAGTTCTTCTCCCCCCGTTCCTCTGCTGCCGTGAAACCCTGTCTCTGGTGCATCCGTGCGCTGAAAGGGGGAGAGATGTGTTACAAGCACCAGTTCTATGGGATCGAGAGCCACCGGTGTGTGCAGATGACCCCGACACTCAAGTGCAACCAGCGCTGTCTCTTCTGCTGGCGTTCGTTCGAGCACGAGGTCGAGGAAGAGACCGAGTGCACCCCGGAGGAGATCCTGGCCGGGGTGGCACGGCTCCAGTTGAAAGGGCTGGCCGGGTACAAGGTCTCGCCTGATGTCACCGCAGAACGGTTCGATCAAGCGATCCATCCGAGACATATTGCGATCTCGCTGGCCGGCGAGCCGACCGGATACAGTCGGCTCCCCGAACTGATCGATCTCTTTTCAGGGGAACAGTACACTACCTTCTTAGTTTCCAACGGGACACGCCCGTGGGTGTTGCGGAAGTGTAAGCCGTACCAGATGTACGTCTCGCTCGATGCCCCGAACGAGGCGATCTATAAACGGCTCTGTCAACCACGGGGGGACTACTGGGAACTGGTGCAGGAGTCGCTCTCCCTGCTCGGGAGTCGGAGATCGGCGATACGGATCACCCTGGTCGCCGGGATCAATGACACCGACCCGGCCGGGTTCGCCGCGATGATCGCGGACGCGGCCCCGACCTATGTCGAGGTGAAAGGGTATATGTATCTCGGATCCAGTAGAAATCGTCTACAGCAGGGGCATATGCCGGATCATCAGAAGGTCCGGGGATTTGCAGAGCAGATCGGCAGGTATGCCGGATATACGATCAAGGATGAACACCCTGGGAGCAGGGTCGTGTGTATGGAGAGAGCCAGATGA
- the sepS gene encoding O-phosphoserine--tRNA ligase, protein MRFDVEAYRKRAKEDFEGAWHQGPEVLTPAGYQHRYPHLQYQRAREHPIFAMINALRQTYLSLGFDECANPVIIEEQDVYRQFGPEAMAVLDRVFYLGGLPRPNVGIARGQLDQINELLGREMTAETEEHLRETLHAYKKSTIDGDDLTHELAVVLETDDARVVHILDSVFPEFRSLCPESSRSTLRSHMTSGWFMTLGSIWERTPLPIKLFSVDRCFRREQAEGPTRLMSYHSASCVIAGEDVTLEDGKAVSEALLSAFGYTDFRFQPDEKRSKYYMPDTQTEVYARHPVHDWVEVATFGMYSPSALAEYGIGVPVMNLGLGVERLAMIHYHADDVRQLTHPQFFPRVLTDRELAAGITLREEPASVEGRHLALAVEAVARAHATEPGPCSFLAWEGTLFGRQVRVSVEEPEENSKLLGPACANEIFVYQGSVLGVPDADKWQTVRTDGVSTGITYLGAAAAMAAARIEEAARCGQGTTVQVKMAKLPSDINLQIREYAMRSITDTKKKIDVRGPVFLTVRSVIPDNL, encoded by the coding sequence ATGAGATTTGACGTAGAAGCGTATCGGAAACGTGCGAAAGAAGACTTTGAAGGGGCATGGCATCAGGGGCCGGAGGTTTTGACCCCGGCCGGGTATCAGCACCGGTATCCACATCTGCAGTACCAGCGTGCCCGGGAGCATCCGATCTTCGCGATGATCAATGCGCTCCGCCAGACCTACCTCTCGCTCGGCTTCGACGAGTGCGCCAACCCGGTGATCATTGAGGAGCAGGACGTGTACCGGCAGTTCGGACCTGAAGCGATGGCCGTGCTGGATCGGGTCTTCTACCTGGGTGGGCTTCCGCGTCCCAACGTCGGGATCGCAAGGGGTCAGCTCGATCAGATCAACGAGTTGCTTGGTCGCGAGATGACCGCGGAGACTGAGGAACACCTGCGCGAGACCCTTCACGCCTACAAGAAGTCGACGATCGATGGCGACGACCTGACCCATGAACTGGCCGTGGTGTTGGAGACCGACGACGCACGGGTGGTACATATCCTGGACAGCGTCTTCCCGGAGTTCCGCTCGCTCTGCCCTGAGTCGTCCCGTTCGACGCTGCGGAGCCATATGACCAGCGGCTGGTTCATGACGCTCGGCTCGATCTGGGAGCGGACACCCCTGCCGATCAAACTCTTCTCGGTCGACCGGTGCTTCCGCCGCGAGCAGGCCGAGGGGCCGACCCGGCTGATGAGTTATCACTCGGCCTCCTGCGTGATCGCCGGTGAGGATGTGACCCTTGAGGATGGCAAGGCGGTCAGCGAGGCCCTCCTCTCTGCGTTTGGGTACACCGATTTCCGGTTCCAGCCCGACGAGAAACGGTCCAAGTATTATATGCCCGACACCCAGACTGAGGTCTACGCCCGTCACCCGGTCCATGACTGGGTCGAGGTGGCCACGTTCGGGATGTACTCCCCGTCGGCGCTCGCCGAGTACGGGATTGGGGTGCCGGTGATGAACCTGGGACTTGGTGTCGAACGGCTCGCGATGATCCACTACCATGCCGATGATGTCAGGCAGTTGACCCATCCGCAGTTCTTCCCGCGGGTGCTCACCGACCGTGAACTGGCCGCTGGGATCACCCTCCGCGAGGAGCCGGCCTCGGTCGAGGGGCGTCACCTCGCGCTGGCCGTCGAAGCGGTGGCCAGGGCTCACGCCACCGAGCCCGGTCCCTGTTCCTTTTTGGCCTGGGAGGGAACCCTCTTCGGCCGGCAGGTCCGAGTCTCTGTCGAAGAGCCGGAGGAGAACTCCAAACTGCTCGGCCCGGCCTGCGCAAACGAGATCTTCGTGTACCAGGGCTCGGTGCTCGGGGTGCCTGACGCTGATAAGTGGCAGACGGTCAGGACCGATGGGGTGTCGACCGGGATCACCTACCTCGGTGCCGCTGCGGCGATGGCGGCTGCACGGATCGAGGAGGCCGCCCGGTGCGGCCAGGGGACGACCGTCCAGGTGAAGATGGCGAAGCTCCCGAGTGATATCAACCTGCAGATCAGAGAGTATGCGATGCGGTCGATCACCGACACTAAAAAGAAGATCGATGTCCGGGGACCGGTGTTTCTGACCGTTCGGTCAGTTATCCCCGACAACCTTTGA
- a CDS encoding DUF128 domain-containing protein — protein sequence MIKTERKCIEILRILKDHEEPVGAKRLSELMAERGFILSDRAVQYYLRYLDDAGFTRKVGNQGRLLTEQGLSETDQALVDDRIGFIISKLERLAFRSTFNPITGTGDVAYNLSTIPEERVDEVTAAFDQVIDAGCGFFNAYRIIDRHPKVPAGHVGFITLCSITMDGVFQQHGIPVKVAYGGTLAVENRKAIEFTNLIGYRGTTIDPLQLFISSGLTAIKPLVTTRSGIALANIRQVPLPAESQVSDLINAMRNNGFVLPVEMGQTVFNVPPDPHRISIVSYSGMNLIGNCVELGIPIKTEIGAGNIQFSKVVGDN from the coding sequence ATGATAAAAACTGAACGGAAATGTATTGAGATCCTCAGAATCCTCAAGGACCACGAAGAACCAGTCGGGGCCAAGAGGCTCAGCGAACTCATGGCTGAACGGGGATTTATTCTGAGCGATCGAGCCGTCCAGTATTACCTCCGGTACCTGGACGATGCCGGATTCACCAGAAAGGTCGGGAACCAGGGGAGGCTGCTGACCGAGCAGGGACTCTCCGAGACGGACCAGGCCCTGGTCGATGACCGGATCGGATTCATCATCTCAAAACTGGAACGTCTCGCATTCAGGTCCACGTTCAACCCGATCACCGGCACCGGGGACGTCGCTTACAACCTCTCGACGATTCCGGAGGAACGGGTCGACGAGGTTACGGCCGCGTTCGACCAGGTGATCGATGCAGGCTGCGGGTTCTTCAACGCATACCGGATCATCGACCGGCACCCCAAGGTGCCGGCAGGACATGTTGGGTTCATCACCCTCTGCTCGATCACGATGGATGGAGTCTTTCAGCAGCACGGGATCCCGGTCAAGGTCGCGTACGGTGGGACCCTGGCCGTTGAAAACAGAAAGGCCATCGAGTTCACCAACCTGATCGGCTATCGTGGGACGACCATCGACCCGCTCCAGCTCTTCATCTCCTCGGGGCTGACCGCGATCAAGCCGCTGGTCACCACCAGGAGTGGGATCGCCCTCGCCAACATCAGGCAGGTGCCGCTGCCTGCAGAATCACAGGTCAGTGACCTGATCAATGCGATGCGCAACAATGGGTTCGTCTTACCGGTGGAGATGGGACAGACAGTCTTCAATGTCCCGCCAGACCCGCACCGAATCTCCATCGTCTCATACAGCGGGATGAACCTGATAGGAAACTGCGTGGAACTGGGGATCCCGATCAAGACCGAGATCGGGGCCGGCAATATCCAGTTCTCAAAGGTTGTCGGGGATAACTGA
- a CDS encoding dCTP deaminase codes for MILSAHQIEEHRTCTDPERQLIITPFSEASLQPASYDLRAGEDIVLSCGVCTLVPSLERVELPPVLAAVMRCRSSFARRGVLLGGGFVDPGFRGQLTLALTLLGEEEVVLKRGDRVVQIIFHQVSGGGRSYEGQYQDSQGAVQAK; via the coding sequence ATGATCCTTTCAGCGCATCAGATAGAAGAACACCGAACCTGTACGGACCCGGAGCGGCAGTTGATCATCACCCCGTTCTCAGAAGCGTCCCTGCAACCGGCCTCCTATGATCTGCGGGCAGGAGAGGATATCGTCCTCTCATGCGGGGTCTGCACACTGGTCCCGAGCCTGGAACGAGTCGAACTCCCACCTGTGCTGGCTGCAGTGATGCGGTGCAGGTCCTCGTTCGCCCGGCGGGGGGTGCTGCTCGGCGGGGGATTCGTCGACCCCGGGTTTCGGGGGCAGTTGACCCTTGCCCTGACGCTGCTCGGGGAGGAGGAGGTCGTCCTGAAGAGAGGAGACCGGGTCGTCCAGATCATCTTTCACCAGGTGAGCGGGGGCGGGCGGTCCTATGAAGGGCAGTACCAGGACAGCCAGGGGGCTGTACAGGCAAAATGA